One window of Papaver somniferum cultivar HN1 chromosome 9, ASM357369v1, whole genome shotgun sequence genomic DNA carries:
- the LOC113312849 gene encoding uncharacterized protein LOC113312849, whose product MYQQISQEAHDLHQPEPVQVLIRRTVNRCRVDADVKMMQDYFNPNCRYGPERFKGRHGLPRELFLKILPQICAKDPDFFQRRDACNIPGHSPHMKMLAVMKHLTKGVVADSLDDYTQMAAATIYMYVKKFMDALLWIFNDRYMRLPTTEDTRRLLAHNEARGFPGMLGSLDCTYWECRLCPTEEAGRHVGHIKKLNLVLQAVASYDRWFWHCYFGEAGANNDLNVLAQSRLFDRDNDALSPPCNFSINGHEYEHGYYLVDDIYNEMPGVVYSYKRREIMPLVHKKFNEYHHANRKDVERAFGGLKSKWGIIRNPCRYWSHRDVQTIMRACLIMHNMCVEHEYRDTQWASYDGREETPPVQGNVREARRYYQSHARWRFLQADITEHIWQRHCLGLRDGEVGPAEVHDGLPTSDEDTTDVVDSADEYPSNDDNFYENGE is encoded by the coding sequence ATGTATCAGCAAATTTCGCAGGAGGCGCATGATTTGCACCAACCTGAACCGGTCCAGGTTTTGATCAGAAGAACCGTTAACAGATGTCGTGTGGATGCAGATGTGAAGATGATGCAGGACTACTTCAACCCCAATTGCAGATACGGACCTGAGCGTTTTAAGGGACGTCACGGTTTGCCCCGAGAACTTTTTCTTAAAATATTGCCTCAAATTTGCGCCAAAGACCCAGATTTTTTTCAGCGAAGAGATGCTTGTAACATCCCAGGTCATTCTCCTCATATGAAAATGCTTGCCGTCATGAAACATCTGACAAAGGGGGTAGTTGCAGATAGCCTCGACGATTACACCCAGATGGCTGCGGCAACCATATACATGTACGTTAAAAAGTTTATGGATGCACTTCTTTGGATTTTTAACGACCGCTACATGAGGCTACCAACAACCGAAGATACTAGGAGGCTATTGGCTCATAACGAAGCTCGTGGTTTTCCAGGAATGCTTGGGAGCCTCGATTGCACCTATTGGGAGTGTAGGTTATGTCCCACCGAAGAAGCAGGCCGACACGTGGGACACATTAAGAAACTAAATCTTGTTTTACAGGCAGTTGCTTCATATGATAGATGGTTCTGGCACTGTTATTTTGGCGAGGCGGGGGCCAACAACGACCTGAATGTGTTGGCGCAGTCGAGATTATTTGATAGAGACAATGATGCCTTATCCCCTCCTTGCAATTTTAGCATCAACGGTCACGAGTACGAGCATGGATACTATTTGGTGGACGACATATACAATGAAATGCCGGGGGTGGTCTATAGCTATAAGAGACGCGAGATTATGCCGCTGGTCCATAAGAAATTTAATGAATACCACCACGCAAATAGGAAGGACGTGGAGCGTGCTTTTGGTGGTCTTAAGTCCAAATGGGGTATAATTAGGAATCCTTGTCGTTACTGGTCTCATCGTGACGTTCAGACAATTATGAGAGCGTGTTTAATAATGCACAACATGTGTGTGGAACATGAGTATCGTGATACGCAATGGGCGAGCTACGATGGAAGAGAAGAAACACCTCCAGTACAAGGTAATGTGAGAGAAGCGCGTAGGTATTACCAAAGCCATGCCCGCTGGAGATTCTTACAAGCAGATATAACTGAGCACATTTGGCAGCGTCATTGTCTAGGATTGCGAGACGGTGAAGTCGGCCCCGCTGAGGTGCATGATGGCCTCCCCACTTCCGATGAGGATACTACCGATGTGGTTGACAGCGCAGATGAATACCCATCTAATGATGATAACTTTTATGAGAACGGAGAGTAG
- the LOC113309123 gene encoding fructose-bisphosphate aldolase 3, chloroplastic-like, with translation MASMSFVKLNASSSQWIGQQSFNQKNNGSLFSRSARRVSMPIRAGSYTDELVQTAKTIASPGRGILAIDESSATVGKRLASIGLDNTEPNRQAYRQLLLTTPGLGEYISGSILFEETLYQSTTDGKSFVDVMREAKIMPGIKVDKGLVPLPGSNNESWCQGLDGLASRCAEYYKQGARFAKWRTVVSIPCGPSALAVKEAAWGLARYAAIAQDNGLVPIVEPEILLDGDHPIERSLEVAEQVWAEVFYYLAQNNVVFEGILLKPSMVTPGAEHKNKASPVTVAKNTLTMLRRRVPPSVPGIMFLSGGQSEVEATLNLNAMNQSPNPWHVSFSYARALQNSVLKAWQGRPENIEAAQKALLIRAKANSLAQLGRYSAAGENEEAKKGMFVKGYTY, from the exons ATGGCGTCTATGAGTTTCGTTAAGTTAAACGCGTCATCATCACAATGGATCGGACAACAATCtttcaatcaaaaaaataatgGATCATTATTTTCTCGGTCTGCACGCCGAGTTTCCATGCCGATCCGAGCTGGTTCTTACACTGATGAACTCGTTCAAACAGCT AAAACCATTGCTTCTCCTGGACGTGGTATTCTTGCCATTGATGAATCTAGTGCAACAGTTGGGAAGAGACTTGCATCAATTGGGTTGGACAATACAGAACCCAACAGACAGGCGTATAGACAACTTTTACTGACAACTCCTGGTCTAGGCGAGTACATCTCTGGTTCCATTCTCTTCGAGGAAACTCTATACCAGTCAACAACCGATGGGAAGTCATTTGTAGACGTCATGCGTGAAGCCAAAATTATGCCTGGAATCAAAGTGGATAAG GGTTTGGTTCCTCTACCTGGATCCAACAATGAGTCCTGGTGCCAGGGTTTGGATGGACTGGCTTCACGATGTGCTGAGTACTACAAGCAAGGAGCTCGTTTTGCAAAATG GAGGACAGTGGTTAGTATTCCTTGTGGCCCTTCTGCACTAGCTGTTAAAGAAGCCGCATGGGGACTTGCTCGTTATGCTGCGATTGCTCAG GATAATGGTTTGGTGCCAATAGTAGAACCTGAAATTCTACTCGACGGAGACCACCCTATTGAAAGGTCATTGGAGGTAGCTGAGCAGGTGTGGGCAGAAGTGTTCTATTACTTGGCACAGAACAATGTTGTGTTTGAAGGCATTTTGCTAAAACCCAGCATGGTAACCCCAGGTGCCGAACACAAAAACAAGGCTTCCCCAGTCACCGTTGCCAAAAACACCCTCACAATGCTTCGGAGGAGAGTGCCTCCTTCTGTTCCTGGAATTATGTTCTTATCCGGTGGACAATCTGAAGTCGAAGCAACTCTAAACTTGAATGCAATGAACCAGAGCCCTAACCCATGGCACGTGTCCTTCTCATATGCACGTGCACTTCAGAACTCTGTGCTGAAGGCATGGCAAGGACGCCCTGAGAATATCGAAGCTGCACAGAAAGCACTACTCATCCGAGCTAAAGCCAATTCCCTTGCTCAGCTCGGCAGGTACTCTGCTGCAGGAGAAAATGAGGAAGCTAAGAAAGGAATGTTTGTTAAAGGTTACACCTACTAA